One window of the Candidatus Izemoplasmatales bacterium genome contains the following:
- a CDS encoding FumA C-terminus/TtdB family hydratase beta subunit, translated as MRTIQLPVNESILTTLHAGERVLLSGVLYTGRDAAHKRMVEAVLKDEQPPFPFDGAMIYYTGPTPAKPGAPIGACGPTSSYRMDPYSIELMPCGLRAMLGKGPRGKAFRDALVKNASVYLVITGGIGALLSKRVKSAEVVGYPDLGAEAVYRLEVDDFPAIVAYDVHGGNVFGDADE; from the coding sequence ATGCGTACGATCCAGCTTCCGGTCAACGAATCGATTCTGACGACGCTGCACGCGGGGGAACGCGTCCTCCTCTCCGGGGTTCTCTATACCGGACGGGACGCCGCCCACAAGCGCATGGTGGAAGCCGTCCTGAAGGACGAGCAGCCGCCGTTTCCGTTCGACGGCGCGATGATCTACTATACCGGCCCCACGCCCGCCAAACCGGGAGCGCCGATCGGGGCCTGCGGGCCGACTTCAAGCTATCGGATGGACCCCTACTCGATCGAGCTGATGCCCTGCGGACTGCGCGCCATGCTCGGAAAGGGACCGCGTGGAAAGGCCTTCCGCGACGCCCTCGTGAAGAACGCTTCCGTCTACCTCGTCATCACCGGCGGCATCGGGGCGCTTTTGTCCAAGCGCGTCAAATCCGCCGAGGTCGTCGGCTATCCCGACCTCGGCGCCGAAGCGGTCTACCGTCTCGAGGTCGATGACTTCCCCGCCATCGTGGCCTACGACGTTCATGGCGGGAACGTCTTCGGGGACGCCGACGAATAA
- a CDS encoding UDP-glucose--hexose-1-phosphate uridylyltransferase, with product MKPLGTLLNELVRYAADERILDPADREYAINALLFLYRLDSFAAEKIAGTVDFFATMDGLIAHALERGLIEADVEPLRDNFEAKLMDCFLPRPAELDRRFKQLLQEDGDATSATAWFYRLSKATNYIKTARIAKNINYVYEGQYGPLDITINLSKPEKDPKLIALAKLKSTEGYPKCALCMENVGFYGTLEKAPRANHRVISLTLNGETDGWGLQYSPYAYFNEHCIVLKKEHVPMKVDRTTFFELVDFVDRFPHYLIGSNAGLPIVGGSILTHYHFQGGNYVFPIESARTIATFAGEGVKAEVLDWPMSVVRIEGTNPEKVVDAVDRLYEAWKHYEHPALGILRETEGVPHNTVTPILRRTGPNREVYVFYVVLRNNRATADRPYGLFHPREEYFHIKKENIGLIEVMGLAVLPGRLKAELDQIRKCLLEGIDPSTIPDLEKHLPWIGTLALPKREPEAADGYLKAEVGRVFERVLEDCGVFKTESRDSFLDFVERVFPR from the coding sequence ATGAAGCCGCTCGGAACCCTTCTGAACGAACTGGTCCGCTATGCGGCGGACGAACGCATCCTCGATCCCGCCGACCGCGAATACGCGATCAACGCGCTCCTGTTCCTGTACCGGCTCGATTCCTTCGCGGCGGAGAAGATCGCCGGAACGGTCGATTTCTTTGCGACGATGGACGGTCTGATCGCCCACGCGCTCGAGCGCGGGCTGATCGAGGCGGACGTCGAACCCCTCCGTGACAACTTCGAAGCCAAGCTGATGGACTGTTTTTTGCCTCGTCCGGCCGAACTCGACCGCCGGTTCAAGCAGCTGCTTCAGGAAGATGGGGATGCGACGTCCGCGACCGCATGGTTCTATCGTCTCTCGAAGGCGACCAACTACATCAAGACCGCCCGCATCGCGAAGAACATCAACTACGTCTACGAAGGACAATACGGACCACTCGACATCACGATCAACCTCTCGAAACCGGAGAAGGATCCGAAACTGATCGCCCTCGCGAAACTGAAGTCGACGGAAGGATATCCGAAGTGCGCCCTCTGCATGGAAAACGTCGGCTTCTACGGCACGCTCGAGAAGGCACCGCGCGCGAACCATCGCGTGATCTCGCTCACGCTGAACGGCGAGACCGACGGTTGGGGATTGCAGTACTCCCCCTACGCCTACTTCAACGAGCACTGCATCGTCCTGAAGAAGGAGCACGTGCCGATGAAGGTCGACCGCACGACGTTTTTCGAACTCGTCGACTTCGTCGACCGCTTCCCCCACTACCTGATCGGCTCCAACGCCGGCCTGCCGATCGTCGGCGGGTCGATCCTCACGCATTATCATTTTCAAGGCGGAAACTACGTCTTTCCGATCGAAAGCGCGCGCACGATCGCGACCTTTGCCGGCGAGGGCGTCAAGGCCGAGGTGCTCGACTGGCCGATGTCGGTCGTCCGGATTGAAGGGACGAATCCGGAAAAGGTGGTCGACGCCGTCGACCGTCTCTACGAAGCCTGGAAACATTACGAACATCCCGCGCTCGGGATCCTGCGCGAAACCGAAGGCGTTCCCCATAATACGGTGACGCCGATCCTCCGCCGGACCGGACCGAATCGAGAGGTCTACGTGTTCTATGTCGTTCTCCGCAACAACCGGGCCACCGCGGACCGTCCCTACGGGTTGTTCCATCCGCGCGAGGAGTATTTCCACATCAAGAAGGAGAACATCGGCCTGATCGAAGTGATGGGTCTCGCCGTCCTGCCCGGTCGGCTCAAGGCCGAACTCGACCAGATCCGCAAGTGTCTGCTGGAGGGAATCGATCCGTCGACGATCCCCGATCTCGAGAAGCATCTGCCGTGGATCGGTACGCTCGCGCTGCCGAAACGGGAGCCCGAAGCCGCGGACGGCTACCTGAAAGCCGAGGTCGGACGCGTCTTCGAACGCGTCCTCGAGGATTGCGGCGTCTTCAAGACGGAAAGCCGGGACTCCTTCCTCGACTTCGTCGAACGCGTCTTTCCCCGCTGA
- a CDS encoding fumarate hydratase, which yields MNVISRDRLVAEVVRIVTEANIDLDGKAVACLRDAFRRESNERARGILEEILENQEIARNERIPICQDTGVAVFFVDLGNEVRLDFDLQAALDEAVAKAYRDAYLRKSIVRHPLDRVNTRDNTPAVVHIRPTMGSSLRIRFAPKGAGSENMSRIAMLTPADGFDGIVRFAVDTVVAAGGRPCPPIILGVGIGGTFEKAALIAKESLLRELDDEAADSRDRELECAILNAVNATNVGPMGLSGDTTCLAVKVNSYPCHIASLPVAVNIQCHAARHKEIVL from the coding sequence ATGAACGTGATCTCCCGCGACCGTCTGGTCGCCGAAGTCGTCCGCATCGTCACGGAAGCGAACATCGATCTCGACGGAAAGGCCGTCGCCTGTCTTCGCGACGCATTCCGGCGCGAGTCGAACGAACGCGCCCGAGGGATCCTAGAAGAGATCCTGGAGAATCAGGAAATCGCCAGAAACGAGCGCATTCCCATCTGTCAGGATACCGGTGTCGCGGTCTTCTTCGTCGATCTCGGAAACGAAGTGCGGCTCGATTTCGATCTGCAGGCGGCACTCGATGAAGCCGTCGCGAAGGCCTATCGAGACGCGTACCTGCGCAAGTCGATCGTCCGTCATCCGCTCGACCGCGTGAACACCAGGGACAACACCCCCGCCGTCGTCCACATCCGGCCGACGATGGGGTCTTCGCTTAGAATCCGTTTCGCCCCGAAGGGCGCCGGCAGCGAGAACATGAGCCGGATCGCGATGCTGACGCCGGCGGACGGCTTCGACGGAATCGTCCGGTTCGCCGTCGACACCGTCGTCGCCGCCGGCGGTCGTCCCTGCCCCCCGATCATCCTCGGCGTGGGCATCGGCGGAACCTTCGAGAAGGCGGCTCTGATCGCCAAGGAATCGCTCCTTCGCGAACTGGATGACGAGGCGGCGGATTCCCGCGACCGCGAACTCGAATGCGCGATCCTGAACGCCGTGAACGCCACAAACGTCGGTCCGATGGGACTGTCGGGCGACACGACGTGCCTTGCCGTCAAGGTCAATTCCTACCCCTGTCACATCGCCTCGCTGCCGGTGGCCGTGAATATCCAGTGCCACGCCGCCCGCCACAAGGAAATCGTTCTCTAG
- a CDS encoding DegV family protein: MAKFKLITDSTCDLTDGLIRKHDIDVVPLYVNFGEDSYRDGVDLTVPRMYAQVKERGALPKTAAASPADFIAVFEKYLKLDLDILFIGIGSKFSATFQSATLAKAELGSDRIRLIDGANLSSGTGLLVLKAASFREQGDPVDVVVEKINAIIPNVRTQFVINTMEYLYKGGRCSALAALMGTILKIKPIIKVKDGAMHVGKKPHGRIQAGIDVLIDEVLELKDRLDPEFLMITHSLAHDSAEYIKLRLKDLLPVENMHETDAGCVISSHCGEGCIGILYILK, translated from the coding sequence ATGGCCAAATTCAAACTGATCACCGACAGCACCTGCGACCTCACCGATGGCTTGATCCGAAAGCATGACATCGACGTGGTCCCGCTCTACGTCAACTTCGGCGAGGATTCCTACCGCGACGGCGTCGACCTCACCGTCCCGCGAATGTACGCCCAGGTCAAGGAACGCGGCGCCCTGCCGAAGACCGCCGCGGCGTCGCCAGCCGATTTCATCGCGGTCTTCGAGAAATACCTCAAGCTCGACCTCGACATCCTTTTCATCGGCATCGGCTCCAAGTTTTCAGCGACCTTCCAGAGCGCGACGCTCGCTAAGGCCGAGCTCGGTTCCGATCGGATCCGGCTGATCGACGGCGCCAACCTGTCGAGCGGCACAGGCCTGCTCGTACTCAAGGCGGCCTCGTTCCGCGAACAGGGAGATCCCGTCGACGTCGTCGTCGAGAAGATCAACGCGATCATCCCGAACGTACGGACGCAGTTCGTCATCAACACGATGGAATACCTCTACAAGGGCGGACGATGCAGCGCCCTGGCCGCACTGATGGGCACGATCCTCAAGATCAAGCCGATCATCAAGGTCAAGGACGGTGCAATGCATGTCGGGAAGAAACCGCACGGACGCATCCAGGCGGGAATCGACGTGCTGATCGACGAGGTGCTCGAACTGAAGGATCGCCTCGATCCCGAATTTCTGATGATCACCCATTCCTTGGCGCACGACTCCGCCGAATACATCAAGTTGCGCCTCAAGGATCTCCTGCCCGTCGAGAACATGCACGAGACCGATGCCGGCTGCGTCATTTCCTCGCATTGCGGCGAAGGATGCATCGGCATCCTCTACATCCTGAAATGA
- the galE gene encoding UDP-glucose 4-epimerase GalE: MRLLVLGGAGYIGSHFVKESIRRGHSVVVVDNLQTGHADAIDPLATFRRGDIRNRAFLAEVFSAGAFDAVVHFAANSLVGVSMQEPVAYFDNNVHGTIAVLEAMKTYGVKMIVFSSSAAVYGAHRVMPITEEYATVPTNPYGETKLMMEKMMKWSDAAYGIRYASLRYFNVAGADAGHAIGEDHRPETHLIPNVLLVPLGKRPGVTIFGNDYATMDGTCVRDYIHVEDLVDAHLRALEHLASNGSSDIFNLGSSAGFSNLEIVQAARKVTGHAIPTTFGPRRPGDPDILVASNAKAFRVLGWKPTRGLDDMIGSAWEFHRRHPEGYRE, encoded by the coding sequence ATGCGGCTCCTCGTGCTCGGCGGCGCCGGCTATATCGGCAGCCACTTCGTCAAGGAGTCGATCCGACGCGGCCATTCCGTCGTCGTCGTCGACAATCTCCAGACCGGCCACGCGGATGCGATCGATCCGCTCGCGACGTTCCGCCGCGGCGACATCCGCAACCGCGCCTTTTTAGCCGAAGTCTTCTCCGCCGGCGCGTTCGACGCGGTCGTCCATTTCGCGGCGAACTCGCTCGTCGGCGTCTCGATGCAGGAACCCGTCGCCTATTTCGACAACAACGTCCACGGCACGATCGCCGTCCTCGAGGCGATGAAGACCTACGGCGTGAAGATGATCGTCTTCTCCTCGTCCGCGGCGGTCTACGGCGCGCACCGGGTCATGCCGATCACGGAGGAATACGCGACCGTCCCCACCAATCCCTACGGCGAGACGAAGCTGATGATGGAGAAGATGATGAAGTGGTCGGATGCCGCCTACGGGATCCGGTACGCATCGCTCCGGTACTTCAACGTCGCCGGCGCGGACGCCGGCCACGCGATCGGCGAAGACCATCGCCCCGAAACCCACCTGATCCCGAACGTGCTTCTGGTTCCACTCGGGAAACGGCCCGGCGTGACGATCTTTGGGAACGACTACGCCACGATGGACGGAACCTGCGTGCGCGACTACATCCACGTCGAAGATCTCGTCGACGCCCATCTCCGGGCGCTCGAACACCTCGCTTCGAACGGTTCTTCCGACATCTTCAATCTCGGTTCAAGCGCCGGGTTCTCCAATCTCGAGATCGTCCAGGCGGCCCGCAAGGTGACGGGACATGCGATTCCGACGACGTTCGGACCACGCCGTCCCGGAGACCCGGACATCCTCGTCGCGTCCAACGCAAAAGCGTTCCGCGTGCTCGGGTGGAAACCGACCCGCGGACTCGATGACATGATCGGTTCGGCCTGGGAATTTCACCGGAGACATCCCGAGGGGTATCGGGAATGA
- a CDS encoding ABC transporter permease has translation MDNLQKEKFVLVQKDEILYDESIKTKSIGYYKDAWLRFKRNKASVAAFVILVILLIMAIIGPWLNTGYTLDQDNAKWAYRLKDMPPKVEGLDWMPLFSGTKELTGYPQNFSNIPREIILEIKSMNDVGQITIVVDYYAYINYKYSREIDTDTQTYTSFAYTNMLESEYNACRAAELATGETIILEDAPLVNGSYKVRVDFYKFLKHVYGVEDVRFWFGSDPQGRDLFTLLWDGARLSLLIAFSVSFINIIIGIIVGSISGYYGGLVDMIIERVNEVLAGLPFLAILTLLVLRYGNEPWIMVLAFTMTGWIGIAGLARSQFYRYKNREYVLAARTLGASDSRIIIRHIFPNAVGTMITSLVLYIPSVIFSESTFSFLGIINYQDQISIGRLLSTGQSVMKESFYQVLFPALFISLLMLSFNLFGNGLRDAFNPSLRGVE, from the coding sequence ATGGACAATCTGCAGAAGGAAAAATTCGTCCTCGTTCAGAAAGACGAGATCCTGTACGACGAGAGCATCAAGACGAAATCGATCGGCTACTACAAGGATGCATGGCTGCGCTTCAAGCGCAACAAGGCTTCCGTCGCCGCTTTCGTGATCCTCGTCATTCTCCTCATCATGGCGATCATCGGTCCCTGGCTCAATACGGGATACACGCTGGATCAGGACAACGCCAAGTGGGCATACCGCCTCAAGGACATGCCGCCGAAAGTCGAAGGGCTCGATTGGATGCCTCTCTTCTCGGGCACGAAGGAACTGACCGGGTATCCGCAGAACTTCTCGAACATTCCGCGTGAAATCATTTTGGAAATCAAGAGCATGAACGATGTCGGTCAGATCACCATCGTGGTCGATTACTATGCGTACATCAACTACAAGTACAGCCGCGAGATCGACACTGATACCCAGACCTACACCTCGTTCGCTTATACCAATATGCTGGAGTCCGAATACAACGCCTGCCGTGCCGCCGAACTGGCGACCGGCGAAACGATCATCCTTGAAGACGCGCCGTTGGTGAACGGTTCCTACAAAGTCCGCGTCGACTTCTACAAGTTCCTCAAACATGTCTATGGCGTCGAAGACGTCCGTTTCTGGTTCGGTTCCGACCCGCAGGGCCGCGACCTGTTCACATTGCTCTGGGACGGCGCCAGACTGTCGCTTCTGATCGCCTTCAGCGTCTCCTTCATCAACATCATCATCGGCATCATCGTCGGCTCGATCTCCGGCTATTACGGCGGGCTTGTCGACATGATCATCGAACGCGTCAACGAGGTTCTGGCGGGGTTGCCGTTCCTGGCAATCCTCACGTTGCTCGTCCTCAGGTACGGCAACGAGCCGTGGATCATGGTGCTTGCATTCACGATGACGGGCTGGATCGGCATCGCGGGGCTCGCACGCTCGCAGTTCTATCGCTACAAGAACCGCGAGTACGTGCTTGCCGCGCGCACGCTCGGCGCCTCGGACTCGCGCATCATCATCCGTCACATCTTCCCGAACGCCGTCGGCACGATGATCACCAGCCTCGTGCTCTACATTCCGAGCGTCATCTTCTCGGAATCGACATTCTCGTTCCTCGGCATCATCAACTATCAGGACCAGATCAGCATCGGGCGTCTGCTTTCGACGGGACAGTCCGTGATGAAGGAAAGCTTCTACCAGGTCCTGTTCCCGGCGCTGTTCATTTCGCTGTTGATGCTGTCCTTCAACCTGTTCGGCAATGGTCTGCGCGACGCGTTCAACCCGTCGTTGAGAGGGGTGGAATAA
- a CDS encoding ATP-binding cassette domain-containing protein: protein MDKLLEVKHLKQHFKAGRGNRRILVKAVDDVSFTIFKGEVFGLVGESGCGKTTTGRTIIKLYDATDGEVYFNGQRIGGGFQSLNEELKVAKRQAVEAIKAEKAKDPVDSAKIAEIKADLAAKTVDVKARAASLRKDNAFRGQTLQTMKKIQMIFQDPISSLNPRMTVREIIAEGLIIGGEHDRAQIDEKVFEILKVVGLLPEHAFRYPHEFSGGQRQRIGIARALIVQPELLIADEPISALDVSIRAQVLNLLKRLQKQYNLTIMFIAHDLSVVKYFSDRIAVMYYGKMVELASSDQLFAHPFHQYTKSLLSAIPLPDPHYEKQRQRFTYNPTSHGYGPDNMPSFVEVEPGHFVLASAAEVEQFKAELAA, encoded by the coding sequence ATGGACAAACTACTCGAAGTCAAGCACCTGAAGCAACACTTCAAGGCTGGTCGGGGAAACCGCAGGATCCTCGTCAAGGCCGTCGACGACGTCAGCTTCACCATCTTCAAGGGCGAGGTCTTCGGACTCGTCGGTGAATCCGGATGCGGCAAGACGACCACCGGACGCACCATCATCAAGCTCTACGACGCGACCGACGGTGAGGTTTATTTCAACGGTCAGCGCATCGGCGGCGGATTCCAGTCGCTGAACGAGGAGCTCAAGGTCGCGAAGCGACAGGCCGTCGAAGCGATCAAGGCGGAAAAGGCCAAGGATCCCGTGGATTCCGCCAAGATCGCCGAGATCAAGGCCGACCTCGCCGCGAAAACGGTCGATGTCAAGGCGCGGGCGGCTTCGCTCCGCAAGGACAACGCCTTCCGTGGTCAGACCCTGCAGACGATGAAGAAGATTCAGATGATCTTCCAGGATCCGATCTCGTCACTCAATCCGCGCATGACCGTCCGTGAAATCATCGCCGAAGGCCTCATCATCGGCGGCGAGCACGACAGGGCGCAGATCGATGAAAAGGTCTTCGAAATCCTGAAGGTCGTCGGGCTTCTTCCCGAACACGCCTTCCGCTATCCCCACGAATTCTCGGGCGGGCAGCGGCAGCGCATCGGCATCGCCCGCGCCCTCATCGTACAGCCTGAACTCCTGATCGCCGATGAGCCGATCAGCGCGCTCGACGTCTCGATCCGCGCCCAGGTCCTGAACCTGCTCAAGCGTCTTCAGAAGCAGTATAACCTGACGATCATGTTCATCGCCCACGACCTTTCCGTCGTGAAGTATTTCAGCGACCGCATCGCGGTCATGTATTACGGCAAGATGGTCGAGCTCGCTTCCTCGGACCAGCTGTTCGCACATCCGTTCCACCAGTACACGAAGTCCCTGCTTTCGGCGATCCCGCTCCCCGACCCCCATTACGAGAAGCAACGTCAGCGTTTCACCTACAATCCGACGTCGCATGGCTACGGGCCGGACAACATGCCCTCGTTCGTCGAAGTCGAACCCGGACATTTCGTTCTGGCATCCGCGGCGGAAGTCGAGCAGTTCAAGGCCGAGCTCGCCGCATAA
- a CDS encoding ABC transporter ATP-binding protein yields MSSERPVILDVKDLAISFRTQQGILHAVRGINFQLFKGETLAIVGESGSGKSVTSRAIIGISAGNSIHDGGSIYYHNSGLGKFDQVTGQENPDKEDIIDLMKIDEEHFHKLRGSKISMIFQDPMSSLNPIMKVGKQVSEALYLKMGVSKEEAKKRALDLMREVGIPEPEKRFYQFPFQYSGGMIQRIVIAIALANNAEILICDEPTTALDVTIQAQILELINRKKKERNLSVIFITHDLGVVANMADRVAVMYAGKIVEIGTADEIFYDPKHPYTWALLSAIPDLDSKDTLFAIPGTPPDLHFPPVGDAFAPRNHYAMQIDFEQQPPMFQVTDTHFAATWLLHENAPKVEMPESLRRRIARNRVPVRKGE; encoded by the coding sequence ATGTCGTCCGAAAGACCCGTCATCCTCGACGTCAAGGACCTGGCGATCTCATTCCGCACCCAGCAGGGCATCCTGCACGCAGTCAGAGGCATCAACTTCCAGTTATTCAAAGGCGAAACCCTCGCGATCGTCGGTGAGTCCGGCTCCGGAAAGAGCGTCACTTCGCGAGCGATCATCGGCATTTCCGCCGGCAACTCGATCCACGACGGCGGATCCATCTACTACCATAACAGTGGTCTGGGCAAGTTCGACCAGGTCACCGGCCAGGAGAATCCCGACAAGGAAGACATCATCGACCTGATGAAGATCGACGAGGAGCATTTCCATAAACTCCGCGGTTCGAAGATCTCGATGATCTTCCAGGATCCGATGTCCTCCCTGAACCCGATCATGAAGGTCGGCAAGCAGGTCTCCGAAGCGCTCTATCTCAAGATGGGCGTCTCGAAGGAGGAAGCCAAGAAGCGCGCGCTCGACCTGATGCGCGAGGTCGGCATCCCCGAACCCGAAAAACGTTTCTATCAGTTCCCCTTCCAGTATTCCGGAGGCATGATCCAGCGCATCGTGATCGCGATCGCGCTCGCGAACAACGCCGAGATCCTGATCTGCGACGAACCGACGACGGCTCTCGACGTGACGATCCAGGCGCAGATCCTCGAACTCATCAATCGCAAGAAGAAGGAAAGGAACCTGTCCGTCATCTTCATCACCCACGACCTCGGCGTCGTCGCCAACATGGCCGACCGCGTCGCCGTCATGTATGCGGGCAAGATCGTCGAGATCGGCACCGCCGACGAGATCTTCTACGACCCGAAGCACCCCTATACGTGGGCGCTTCTGTCGGCGATTCCCGACCTCGACTCGAAGGACACGCTCTTCGCCATTCCCGGAACGCCGCCGGATCTGCATTTTCCGCCGGTTGGCGACGCGTTCGCGCCGCGCAACCACTATGCCATGCAGATCGACTTCGAACAGCAGCCGCCGATGTTCCAGGTCACCGATACCCATTTTGCGGCCACATGGCTCCTCCATGAGAACGCCCCCAAGGTCGAGATGCCGGAAAGTCTTCGCCGACGGATCGCCCGCAATCGGGTTCCCGTGCGGAAGGGGGAGTGA
- a CDS encoding ABC transporter permease: MRNYILKRIILIFITAAIIIFLEFVFMKMLPQYHRAVLGVDPETRLLLELREGYGKPIIEQFFMWVRNIIQSGSLGRSLKEKRDIVAIMAERIPVSMRLNIVPYLLALPIGILLGIWAALKKNKLTDHLISTLVIFFISVPRFVTGTLLQYYAVYKWNWFTNPYVFSEMDFAADPINGMLSYFMPMFVILLGEVAGLTRVTRAELTEVLTSDFMLLCRTKGLTKRQATLRHALRNAMVPIAPSIIGGFIGILSGSLIIEQIFRVAGIGGVYLQAFQNFDYPLVMGLLMFYTVIGLAATLIIDLSYGLIDPRIRMGAGKR; the protein is encoded by the coding sequence GTGCGAAACTACATCCTGAAGCGTATCATTCTGATTTTCATCACGGCGGCGATCATCATCTTCCTTGAATTCGTCTTCATGAAGATGCTTCCGCAGTATCATCGAGCGGTTCTCGGCGTCGACCCTGAAACACGCCTTCTCCTCGAGCTCCGCGAAGGTTACGGCAAGCCGATCATCGAGCAGTTTTTCATGTGGGTCCGCAACATCATCCAGTCTGGTTCCCTCGGGCGTTCGCTCAAGGAGAAACGCGATATCGTCGCGATCATGGCCGAGCGAATCCCGGTATCGATGCGGCTCAACATCGTTCCGTATCTCCTCGCCCTGCCGATCGGAATCCTGCTGGGCATCTGGGCCGCGCTCAAGAAGAACAAGTTGACCGACCATCTGATCTCGACGCTCGTCATCTTCTTCATCTCCGTTCCGCGGTTCGTCACCGGCACGCTGCTGCAGTACTATGCCGTGTACAAATGGAATTGGTTCACCAACCCCTATGTCTTTTCCGAAATGGACTTCGCCGCCGATCCGATCAATGGCATGCTGTCGTATTTCATGCCGATGTTCGTCATTCTCCTCGGTGAAGTCGCGGGGTTGACCCGCGTCACGCGCGCCGAACTGACGGAAGTTCTGACTTCCGACTTCATGCTGCTGTGCCGGACCAAGGGCTTGACGAAACGCCAGGCGACCTTGCGTCATGCGCTCCGCAACGCGATGGTTCCGATCGCGCCGTCGATCATCGGCGGATTCATCGGCATCCTCAGCGGATCGCTGATCATCGAACAGATCTTCCGCGTCGCCGGCATCGGCGGCGTCTATCTCCAGGCTTTCCAGAACTTCGACTATCCGCTCGTCATGGGACTGTTGATGTTCTACACCGTCATCGGTCTGGCGGCAACGCTCATCATCGACCTTTCGTACGGTTTGATCGATCCGCGAATCCGAATGGGGGCAGGAAAACGATGA
- the proS gene encoding proline--tRNA ligase — protein sequence MEQNKEKLVKSITSRDVDFAQWYTDVCRKAELMDYTDAKGFIIYRPYGYAIWENIQKHLDAQFKATGHENVYMPLLIPESLFMKEADHVAGFAPETAIVTIGGKEQLAERLIIRPTSEVLFCDHYAKVVSSYRDLPKKYNQWCSVVRWEKTTRPFLRGSEFLWQEGHTIHATETEARAEVLGMLDIYRDLGRDLLAIPFVTGRKTDKEKFAGAEETYSIEALMHDGKALQSGTTHYFGTGFAKHFDIKFQDRDGIVKNVFQTSWGVSTRLIGAVIMVHGDDSGLVLPPYVAPVQAVVIPIMGQKPEVADAAVGIRSALEAAGVRVKVDDSDKSPGWKFSEYEMKGVPLRIEVGPRDVAAGECVIAKRIDGVKIRVQLDQVAETVLSLMRTIHDEMLARAAENVAANTRVAVTYEEFKRLIQNEPGYVKTMWCGDVACENKIKEDTSATSRCLPFDQTPVGDVCPVCGKKADKVVLFAKAY from the coding sequence ATGGAACAGAACAAGGAAAAACTCGTCAAATCGATCACCAGCCGCGACGTCGATTTCGCCCAGTGGTATACGGACGTCTGCCGCAAGGCGGAACTGATGGACTACACCGACGCCAAGGGTTTCATCATCTATCGTCCCTACGGCTATGCCATCTGGGAGAACATCCAGAAGCATCTGGACGCGCAGTTCAAGGCCACCGGCCACGAGAACGTGTACATGCCGCTTTTGATTCCGGAGTCGCTTTTCATGAAGGAAGCCGACCATGTCGCCGGTTTCGCTCCCGAAACCGCGATCGTCACGATCGGCGGAAAGGAACAGCTCGCCGAGCGCCTGATCATCCGCCCGACGTCGGAAGTCCTGTTCTGCGACCATTACGCGAAGGTCGTCTCCTCCTACCGCGATTTGCCGAAGAAGTACAACCAGTGGTGCTCCGTCGTGCGTTGGGAGAAGACGACCCGTCCCTTCCTGCGCGGATCCGAATTCCTCTGGCAGGAAGGTCATACGATCCATGCTACGGAGACCGAAGCCCGCGCCGAAGTCCTCGGCATGCTCGACATTTATCGCGACCTCGGCCGCGACCTGCTCGCGATTCCGTTCGTGACCGGACGGAAGACGGACAAGGAGAAGTTCGCGGGCGCCGAAGAGACCTATTCGATCGAAGCGCTGATGCATGACGGGAAAGCCCTGCAGAGCGGTACGACGCATTATTTCGGCACCGGTTTCGCGAAGCACTTCGATATCAAGTTCCAGGACAGGGACGGCATCGTCAAGAACGTCTTCCAGACTTCCTGGGGCGTCTCCACGCGTCTTATCGGCGCTGTCATCATGGTGCACGGCGACGATTCGGGACTCGTTCTGCCTCCCTATGTCGCTCCCGTTCAGGCGGTCGTGATCCCGATCATGGGACAGAAGCCGGAAGTCGCCGATGCCGCGGTCGGGATCCGCTCCGCGCTCGAAGCGGCGGGCGTCCGCGTCAAGGTCGACGATTCCGACAAGTCGCCGGGATGGAAGTTCAGCGAGTACGAGATGAAGGGCGTTCCCCTGCGCATCGAAGTCGGACCGCGCGATGTCGCCGCCGGCGAATGCGTGATCGCAAAGCGCATCGACGGCGTGAAGATCCGCGTGCAGCTCGACCAGGTCGCCGAGACCGTGCTTTCGCTCATGCGGACGATCCACGACGAAATGCTCGCCCGGGCGGCGGAGAACGTCGCCGCCAACACGCGCGTGGCCGTCACCTATGAAGAGTTCAAGCGGCTGATCCAGAACGAGCCGGGTTACGTCAAGACGATGTGGTGCGGCGATGTCGCCTGCGAGAACAAGATCAAGGAAGACACGTCCGCCACGTCCCGCTGCCTTCCCTTCGACCAGACGCCGGTCGGCGACGTCTGTCCCGTCTGCGGGAAGAAGGCGGACAAGGTCGTCCTCTTCGCCAAGGCCTACTGA